The sequence TTTTCAACAAGCGCCAGTACCTCCATTTGGCCACCGGACTGTTTGTATTTCTCAACGGCTGAGTCGATAAACTGGTTTCTATTGGGGTAATGCCCCGAAAGCAGGATGGCTTTTTCGTAGCCGTCCGCATCGAACCCCTTCAATAACTCGGTGACGAGTGTGATCAAAGGCTCTGGGCTGAACATAAAGGTAGACGGCCAATCAAGGTGACCTCCACCGGAACCAAAGAAGACAGCAGGATAAACAACGCCACCTGCTTTCGCGGCGAGGCCGACAAGTTGCTCATGAGCCTTCATTGCATCAAGTCCCAAAACGTTATGGTACCCGTGCCATTCGATTGAGCCAAAAGGAACATAAATATATGGCGCCTGCTCTTTTGCAGATGAGACCTCCTCTGGTCTCATCTGCTCAAGCCGTACTTCCTTCTCAAGAATGTCTGTAAATGTGCCCACTGGTTACTCCTGTTCATGTTCATGCAAATGA comes from Chloroflexota bacterium and encodes:
- a CDS encoding creatininase family protein — encoded protein: MGTFTDILEKEVRLEQMRPEEVSSAKEQAPYIYVPFGSIEWHGYHNVLGLDAMKAHEQLVGLAAKAGGVVYPAVFFGSGGGHLDWPSTFMFSPEPLITLVTELLKGFDADGYEKAILLSGHYPNRNQFIDSAVEKYKQSGGQMEVLALVENQAKDVGGDHAAKFETSFMLYLHPDKVDIERLDAGPRDDYG